A window of the Bacillus sp. A301a_S52 genome harbors these coding sequences:
- a CDS encoding EAL domain-containing protein, translating into MSKQLNKKKVTSISQKWIELFNKDEKNQWIEKEKDILPYCLKQAIEEVALIVLTDTSGRILYMSDELLTRLDYLWSDVNGSHYLNLIDTASMKESVRKKLNGVLHAGKKSTVETIHRKKDGTSVIFDTTFLPLLQSKPSHDQLFLILHQDTTLLNKAEEMINELVTLDLATGLRNRKQFDQDLAKYIRETENSRKEIAILFLDLDRFKFYNDTLGHVTGDKLIEAISKELKLFENSDVSVYRYDGDEFTVLINESSTGDGGMELAKAILNRFLKPFVVKGNELFITASIGIARCPETGTTASQLVQQAEAAMHYAKERGKGDYQLYFPSLKTHHTEKLLIETRLREALVGTSFTLSYQPQIDLKSKQVVGVEALIRWEDSVLGKVSPVEFIPVAEETGLIVQIGDWVLQEACHQAKVWYDQGFHLRIGVNISPIQFQRPDFVEKVNAILQKTGLPPKYLDLEITENDLLYNRDECYKTLKRLKESGIKISIDDFGTGYSSLSYLRRFPIDTLKIDKSFIKEVIQNINDQAIVTSIIQLAHNMNMRVIAEGVETSDMVAFLNDRECDEMQGFLYSMPLKKADVIPFINKTEPEKVL; encoded by the coding sequence ATGAGTAAACAGCTAAACAAAAAGAAGGTGACTTCTATTAGTCAAAAATGGATAGAATTATTTAATAAAGATGAGAAAAATCAATGGATAGAGAAAGAGAAGGATATTTTACCTTATTGTTTAAAGCAAGCAATTGAAGAAGTCGCTTTAATTGTTCTTACAGATACTAGCGGACGAATTTTATATATGAGTGACGAGTTATTGACAAGACTAGACTATCTTTGGAGTGACGTTAATGGAAGTCACTATCTCAATCTTATTGATACCGCCTCAATGAAAGAAAGTGTCAGAAAAAAATTGAATGGCGTGTTACATGCTGGTAAAAAAAGTACAGTAGAAACGATTCATCGAAAGAAAGACGGAACATCGGTTATATTTGATACGACGTTCTTACCTCTTTTACAAAGTAAACCTTCTCATGATCAACTCTTTTTAATATTACATCAAGATACGACATTGTTGAATAAAGCTGAAGAAATGATAAATGAGTTAGTTACTTTAGACTTGGCTACAGGGCTGAGAAACCGCAAACAGTTTGATCAAGACTTAGCTAAGTATATTAGAGAAACTGAAAATTCCAGAAAAGAAATAGCAATCCTTTTTTTGGATCTAGACCGATTCAAATTTTATAATGATACGCTTGGTCATGTAACAGGGGATAAACTGATTGAAGCCATTTCCAAAGAGTTGAAGCTTTTTGAAAATAGTGACGTATCCGTTTATCGTTATGACGGTGATGAATTTACAGTTTTAATTAATGAATCTAGCACGGGCGATGGCGGTATGGAGCTTGCTAAAGCCATTTTAAATAGGTTTTTAAAACCCTTTGTGGTAAAGGGGAATGAATTATTTATTACAGCTTCTATCGGGATAGCTCGGTGTCCAGAGACTGGAACAACTGCTAGTCAATTAGTGCAGCAAGCGGAGGCTGCCATGCATTATGCGAAAGAGCGGGGGAAAGGTGACTATCAACTTTACTTTCCATCTTTAAAAACGCATCATACTGAGAAGCTGCTCATAGAAACACGGCTACGAGAAGCGTTGGTAGGCACTTCATTTACGCTTTCTTACCAGCCACAGATCGATCTTAAAAGTAAACAAGTAGTTGGGGTAGAAGCACTCATACGGTGGGAGGATAGCGTGTTAGGTAAGGTTTCACCGGTAGAGTTTATTCCCGTTGCTGAAGAGACCGGTCTTATCGTTCAAATAGGAGATTGGGTTCTGCAAGAAGCCTGTCATCAGGCAAAGGTTTGGTATGACCAAGGGTTTCATCTCCGAATAGGTGTAAATATTTCCCCTATTCAATTTCAAAGACCTGATTTCGTTGAAAAGGTCAATGCAATATTGCAAAAAACGGGCCTTCCTCCCAAATATTTAGACTTAGAGATAACGGAAAATGACCTTCTTTATAATCGTGACGAATGCTATAAAACGCTTAAGCGTTTAAAGGAGTCAGGTATAAAAATCTCGATTGATGATTTTGGAACTGGCTATAGTTCTCTAAGCTATTTAAGGCGTTTTCCTATTGATACTTTAAAGATTGATAAATCTTTTATTAAAGAAGTGATCCAAAATATAAACGATCAGGCTATTGTCACGTCCATCATTCAATTGGCACATAACATGAATATGCGTGTCATTGCCGAGGGCGTGGAAACGTCGGACATGGTTGCGTTTTTAAATGATAGAGAGTGTGATGAAATGCAAGGCTTTTTATATAGTATGCCACTTAAGAAAGCAGATGTTATACCGTTTATAAATAAAACAGAACCCGAGAAAGTGCTCTAA
- a CDS encoding ABC transporter ATP-binding protein, with product MDNAIETENLSLSIGSFQLNKLQTSIPSGKMTGIVGPNGSGKSTLLKIIAKLLIQDQGHVTIDSQPSTNLNTKEFARLLAMMPQIKQSVPNLTVKELIAFGRSPYKKWFQTTLNEEDNEVIDWAMSVTGTRSHAKRLFHTLSGGEQQKVRIALALAQKTHILLLDEPTTYLDIAHQLDVMEMLEEINRTYQITVVMVLHELQQAAAYCDHLIAMKNGTISDEGPPKTLLNSHFLKKVYNIDARVSFKEEFPTIIPIKRRAIK from the coding sequence ATGGACAATGCTATTGAAACAGAAAATCTTTCACTCTCCATCGGCAGCTTTCAACTTAACAAGTTACAAACTTCCATCCCAAGCGGTAAAATGACGGGCATAGTCGGACCTAACGGCTCGGGAAAATCAACGCTACTTAAAATTATTGCCAAACTGCTCATACAGGATCAAGGTCATGTGACCATTGATTCACAGCCTTCAACAAATCTAAATACAAAAGAATTTGCACGTCTATTAGCGATGATGCCTCAAATAAAACAGTCGGTTCCAAACCTTACAGTGAAAGAATTAATTGCTTTCGGTCGTTCACCTTACAAAAAATGGTTTCAAACCACACTTAATGAAGAGGACAATGAAGTAATCGATTGGGCCATGTCTGTCACCGGGACACGTTCCCATGCTAAGCGTCTATTCCATACTTTATCAGGAGGTGAACAACAAAAAGTACGTATTGCTTTAGCTTTAGCTCAAAAAACACATATTTTATTGTTAGATGAACCTACAACCTATTTAGATATCGCTCACCAATTAGACGTCATGGAGATGTTAGAAGAGATTAATCGTACTTATCAGATCACCGTCGTCATGGTACTCCATGAGTTACAACAGGCAGCTGCCTATTGTGACCACTTAATTGCAATGAAAAACGGTACGATTAGTGATGAGGGCCCCCCTAAAACACTCCTTAATTCACATTTTTTAAAAAAGGTCTATAACATTGATGCAAGGGTTAGTTTCAAAGAAGAGTTTCCAACTATTATCCCTATCAAGCGAAGGGCAATAAAATAA
- a CDS encoding YrzI family small protein, giving the protein MLFHILYFTITIKRRRYTNKETEREQKINECLERKRRFEDKYYESFRNM; this is encoded by the coding sequence ATGCTTTTTCATATTCTTTATTTTACAATTACGATTAAACGAAGACGTTATACAAACAAAGAAACAGAACGCGAGCAGAAGATAAATGAATGTCTCGAAAGGAAGCGTCGCTTCGAAGACAAGTATTATGAATCTTTTAGAAATATGTAA
- the srtB gene encoding class B sortase, with protein MKEKKKTKQGRRYVQRLMTLVCVTVLGVSAFQLVSILLDYRENGQVMSDIQLIYENQQISLTKSSDNREAFDSLLAINDDIVGWITMDGTKIDYPILQAEDNDYYLDRNYLHDQTRAGSIFMDYRNDITGTDKNTILYGHRMRDGSMFGQLDEFLDQDFVSEHNRFYYDTLYDSYEVEIFSAYITTTDFYYIETEFSDLDDYDSFLNELKAKSDIHTGVEVTKHDHIITLSTCDYRLNRDTGRLVVHGKIVNS; from the coding sequence ATGAAAGAGAAAAAAAAGACAAAACAAGGAAGACGGTATGTGCAGCGGCTTATGACGTTAGTATGTGTCACTGTCTTAGGTGTGTCGGCTTTTCAATTAGTATCGATTTTGTTAGATTATCGAGAAAATGGTCAAGTCATGAGCGATATCCAATTAATTTACGAGAATCAACAGATATCATTAACAAAAAGTAGTGATAATCGAGAGGCGTTTGATTCGTTACTAGCTATTAATGATGATATTGTAGGTTGGATAACGATGGACGGTACGAAAATAGACTATCCCATTTTACAAGCAGAGGACAATGATTATTACCTTGACCGTAATTACCTTCATGATCAAACGAGAGCTGGAAGTATTTTTATGGATTATCGAAATGATATAACTGGAACTGATAAAAATACGATTTTATATGGACATCGTATGAGGGATGGCTCCATGTTCGGACAGTTAGACGAATTTCTTGACCAGGATTTTGTTAGTGAGCATAATCGCTTCTACTATGATACGTTGTACGATAGCTATGAAGTAGAGATATTCTCTGCATATATAACGACAACGGACTTTTACTATATTGAAACAGAATTTAGTGACCTAGATGATTATGATAGTTTTCTTAATGAATTAAAAGCTAAATCAGACATCCACACAGGTGTTGAGGTGACTAAACATGATCATATTATAACGCTTTCCACGTGTGATTATCGATTAAATCGCGACACAGGTCGTCTAGTTGTTCATGGGAAAATTGTGAATTCCTAA
- the ald gene encoding alanine dehydrogenase, producing the protein MKIGVPKEIKNNENRVALTPAGVLTLNQAGHSVMIETTAGIGSGFTDDDYLAAGAKIYDDPSLLWAHSDMIMKVKEPLTSEYEFFKEGLILFTYLHLAAVPPLADALTEKKVTAVAYETVEINRTLPLLTPMSEVAGRMASQIGAQFLEKPKGGSGVLLSGIPGVKRGKVTVIGGGVVGTNAAKIAMGLGADVTIMDLSPERLRQLDDIFGTEINTLMSNPLTIAEAVKESDLVIGAVLIPGAKAPKLVTEDMVKEMKPGSVIVDVAIDQGGIVETVDKITTHDSPTYTKHDVVHYAVANMPGAVPRTSTIGLTNVTVPYALQIANSGISDALKSNPALLKGVNTANGFVTYEAVARDLNYPYIPVEEALNM; encoded by the coding sequence ATGAAAATTGGGGTACCTAAAGAGATTAAAAATAACGAAAATCGTGTGGCTCTCACACCAGCAGGGGTTTTAACTCTTAACCAAGCGGGCCATTCAGTCATGATTGAGACAACAGCAGGTATAGGAAGCGGATTTACAGATGATGATTACCTCGCTGCCGGAGCAAAAATATACGATGATCCTTCACTTTTATGGGCTCACTCAGATATGATTATGAAAGTAAAAGAACCATTGACATCTGAATATGAATTTTTTAAAGAAGGCCTAATACTTTTTACATATTTACATTTAGCAGCTGTTCCTCCTTTAGCAGACGCACTTACAGAAAAAAAAGTGACAGCTGTTGCCTATGAAACAGTCGAAATAAACAGAACATTACCGCTACTTACTCCAATGAGTGAAGTTGCTGGTCGAATGGCTTCCCAAATTGGTGCGCAATTTCTTGAAAAACCAAAAGGAGGAAGCGGCGTTTTACTATCAGGTATACCTGGGGTTAAGCGAGGTAAAGTCACTGTCATTGGCGGTGGAGTAGTCGGAACGAATGCAGCAAAAATAGCAATGGGACTTGGTGCTGATGTCACTATTATGGACTTAAGCCCCGAAAGACTTCGACAATTAGATGATATTTTTGGAACTGAAATTAATACTCTCATGAGTAACCCGTTAACGATTGCAGAAGCCGTGAAAGAATCCGATCTCGTCATTGGAGCTGTTCTTATTCCAGGTGCTAAAGCACCGAAGTTAGTAACTGAGGATATGGTGAAAGAAATGAAGCCAGGCTCAGTGATAGTAGATGTCGCTATTGACCAAGGTGGGATCGTTGAAACTGTGGATAAAATAACTACACATGACTCTCCCACTTATACGAAGCACGATGTCGTTCATTATGCTGTCGCTAATATGCCCGGTGCCGTTCCACGTACATCCACCATTGGACTGACTAATGTGACCGTTCCCTATGCTTTACAAATTGCTAATTCTGGCATAAGTGACGCCCTTAAGAGCAACCCTGCTCTATTAAAAGGAGTCAATACCGCAAACGGCTTTGTCACTTATGAAGCTGTTGCCCGAGATCTAAACTATCCCTATATACCGGTTGAAGAAGCCCTTAATATGTAA
- a CDS encoding ABC transporter substrate-binding protein codes for MISRVILPLITLIALLTACSESAANNITPAASEGLYSIDDFAEQTITFQQAPERIAALSNGDMDIIYALGGSLVGRPTTSFDLVIEEAEDVEQIGSTHEIDLEKLTYVQPDVVLGHTQMNAKDVPTIQGLGAQIVLTDAQSVDDIKEQVLLFGQMLQKEDEAAQIVETITHKVSEIQSVTHNESVDVLLVYGAPGTYMAALPNSLSGDLLDIAGANNIASDFDRLEAYPQYAQINTERVVEANPDYILIMSHGNSDEVKDGFLKEMEQNAAWSEINAVKNNHIELLPSDLFGTNPGTRVTEALDLLVTLFESASDDS; via the coding sequence ATGATATCACGTGTAATCTTACCACTCATCACACTAATAGCTCTGTTAACAGCCTGTAGTGAGTCGGCTGCTAATAATATAACACCAGCAGCCTCTGAAGGTTTATATTCAATTGATGATTTTGCTGAGCAAACGATTACTTTTCAACAAGCACCTGAACGTATTGCAGCGTTGAGTAATGGCGATATGGATATTATTTATGCCCTCGGTGGAAGCTTAGTAGGCAGACCAACTACTTCCTTTGACTTAGTGATTGAAGAAGCAGAAGACGTGGAACAAATTGGTTCTACGCATGAAATTGACTTAGAGAAATTGACGTATGTGCAACCAGATGTGGTCCTTGGACATACGCAAATGAACGCCAAAGACGTTCCAACTATACAAGGATTAGGTGCTCAAATTGTTTTAACTGATGCTCAATCAGTAGACGATATTAAAGAACAAGTACTTTTATTTGGACAGATGCTTCAAAAAGAGGACGAAGCAGCACAAATAGTTGAAACCATTACACATAAGGTATCAGAGATTCAGAGCGTCACTCATAATGAAAGTGTCGACGTCTTACTTGTATATGGTGCTCCTGGTACATACATGGCTGCTTTACCAAATTCACTGAGCGGCGATCTTCTTGACATTGCTGGAGCTAATAACATTGCTAGTGATTTTGACCGATTGGAAGCCTATCCTCAATATGCACAAATCAATACTGAACGTGTGGTAGAAGCGAATCCTGATTACATCTTAATCATGAGTCATGGTAACTCTGATGAAGTGAAAGATGGATTTTTAAAGGAAATGGAACAAAATGCTGCTTGGAGCGAGATCAATGCTGTAAAAAACAACCATATAGAGCTTTTGCCATCTGACCTTTTCGGTACTAACCCAGGTACACGTGTTACGGAAGCGCTTGATTTACTCGTTACCCTATTTGAATCAGCGTCTGATGACTCATGA
- a CDS encoding heme oxygenase, whose protein sequence is MIIVTNTSKIKKGDGHKLIERFNKVGKVEFMEGFLGLEVLLTENTHDYDEVAIMTRWESKDHFKNWTTSDAFKESHSKREVPDYILDNHISYHDVKVTRKPLTAVDNTTEQAN, encoded by the coding sequence ATGATTATTGTGACAAACACATCAAAAATTAAAAAAGGGGATGGACACAAACTGATTGAGCGCTTTAATAAAGTAGGTAAAGTAGAATTTATGGAAGGTTTCCTCGGCTTAGAAGTCTTACTAACAGAAAACACACACGATTATGATGAAGTGGCCATCATGACACGTTGGGAGTCAAAGGACCATTTTAAAAACTGGACCACTAGCGATGCTTTTAAAGAATCTCACTCAAAACGAGAAGTCCCAGACTATATCCTTGATAATCACATTTCATATCATGACGTAAAAGTGACACGAAAACCCTTGACAGCAGTCGATAATACAACTGAACAAGCTAACTAA
- a CDS encoding ABC transporter ATP-binding protein, with protein MEVCNIKFSYGNKIQHLNNVTASIPSGEITTIIGPNGSGKSTLLQMMSKNLVPDSGDVIVDGKKVMDYSPKAFAKRLAVVHQQNSAPVDITVEKLVSYGRIPYRQLFKNTLEEDRDAIDWALSCTHLSEKRQAKIHHLSGGERQRVWIAMSLAQKTPVLFLDEPTTYLDMYHQFEILDLIEQLNLTYKTTIVMVLHDLNQAFRYSSHLLIMKQGELLKEGAPEEVISEKMIKDIYGVDVLIKKNNEGGLYMVPIGIKNRDN; from the coding sequence ATGGAAGTCTGTAATATTAAATTCTCCTATGGAAATAAAATTCAGCATTTAAACAATGTAACAGCCTCTATTCCTTCAGGAGAAATTACGACAATTATTGGACCTAATGGCTCTGGAAAATCAACTTTATTACAAATGATGTCTAAAAATTTAGTGCCAGATAGCGGTGATGTCATTGTTGATGGAAAAAAAGTCATGGACTACTCGCCGAAAGCTTTTGCGAAACGTCTAGCTGTTGTCCATCAGCAAAACAGTGCACCAGTAGATATCACGGTTGAAAAACTAGTCAGTTACGGTCGTATTCCATATAGACAATTATTTAAAAACACGTTAGAAGAAGACCGTGATGCAATTGATTGGGCGCTTTCCTGCACACACTTGTCTGAGAAACGGCAAGCTAAAATCCATCACTTATCGGGGGGAGAACGACAAAGAGTTTGGATTGCCATGTCGCTTGCGCAGAAAACGCCTGTTCTTTTTTTAGATGAGCCCACAACCTATTTGGATATGTACCATCAATTTGAAATACTTGATCTTATTGAACAGCTTAATCTCACGTATAAAACGACGATCGTTATGGTCTTGCATGATTTAAATCAAGCATTTCGCTATAGCAGTCATTTGCTTATTATGAAGCAAGGGGAACTTTTAAAAGAGGGTGCGCCGGAAGAGGTTATAAGTGAGAAAATGATTAAGGATATTTATGGTGTAGATGTTCTAATTAAAAAAAATAATGAGGGTGGTTTATACATGGTGCCTATCGGAATAAAAAATAGAGACAACTAG
- a CDS encoding KTSC domain-containing protein — protein MEFTEFPQGYFRSIGYDELEKQLHVRLEDERYLIFYEVDQIDYVGLMSSNDMQEFFHGRIEDRYPARTITN, from the coding sequence ATGGAATTTACTGAATTTCCTCAAGGATACTTTCGTTCTATCGGGTATGATGAGTTAGAGAAACAACTTCACGTCCGATTGGAAGATGAGCGTTATTTAATCTTTTACGAAGTCGATCAAATTGATTACGTTGGCTTAATGTCATCTAACGATATGCAGGAATTCTTCCATGGAAGAATTGAAGACAGGTATCCAGCTCGGACAATTACAAATTAA
- a CDS encoding HAD family hydrolase, which translates to MVEKRVYIFDLDGTLYEGFDHFDFYANRLLADVPEEFKEAFQQDYINMKDGRHNVMIGKAYDVIRDIVITVDPMTLQAIEAKTWEGKVRPDMLSYYGDSPLNFDFKNIVAIGDGWWLPFACAKHYGVKDCYPHYLETKAYMVSDSFNLQKIFGLKTFLKELKQNHPLVLMTNSDKEDVLRLLNELDLKGIFDHIISSAKKPTLTIQLFEALKKQYELPFQQLVSVGDNFINEIAPALMLDMKAVYISSHLHQTAHANLYQVEKINEWISSEWEIYK; encoded by the coding sequence ATGGTAGAAAAGAGAGTGTACATATTTGATCTAGATGGTACGTTGTACGAAGGCTTTGATCATTTCGATTTTTATGCAAATAGACTGTTAGCAGACGTCCCCGAAGAATTTAAAGAAGCTTTTCAACAAGATTACATTAATATGAAAGATGGCCGGCATAATGTGATGATCGGTAAAGCATATGATGTGATAAGAGATATTGTCATAACCGTTGACCCCATGACACTCCAAGCAATTGAAGCAAAAACATGGGAAGGTAAAGTTAGACCAGATATGTTGTCTTACTATGGGGACTCACCTCTCAACTTTGACTTTAAAAATATAGTGGCTATAGGTGATGGTTGGTGGTTGCCATTTGCGTGTGCAAAACATTATGGGGTGAAAGATTGCTATCCTCATTATTTGGAAACAAAGGCGTATATGGTGAGTGATTCCTTTAACCTACAGAAAATTTTTGGCCTGAAAACATTTCTAAAAGAATTGAAACAAAATCATCCTCTTGTTCTTATGACAAACAGTGATAAAGAAGATGTGCTCAGGTTACTAAATGAATTAGACTTAAAAGGTATATTTGATCATATTATTTCATCAGCGAAAAAACCAACGTTAACGATCCAGTTGTTTGAAGCATTAAAAAAGCAATATGAGCTTCCTTTTCAACAACTTGTATCTGTAGGGGATAATTTTATAAATGAGATTGCTCCGGCATTGATGCTTGATATGAAAGCAGTCTATATTTCCAGTCACCTGCATCAGACCGCTCATGCTAATTTATATCAAGTAGAGAAAATAAATGAATGGATTAGTTCAGAATGGGAAATATACAAATGA
- a CDS encoding iron ABC transporter permease → MTKRLLSFVVVCVLLFSVVCYSVMTGSIQVSMGDLVRGLISGTDEEVQVIKDLRIPRIIIAAFAGAALAVSGVLLQAVLRNPLAEAGIIGISSGAGFTSILLVSIFPALYFWSPLFAFIGGALACFLVYSFSWRSGFSPVKMILVGVALNAVFSGLSDTFNYRGSYTVTSISPTTTSTLAMKTWTDVEIIVVFGSIGLLISFFLYSSCNLLVLQDKTVKNLGVSVARSRLLVSAIAVLLAAVSTAVAGLIAFIGLLIPHIARQLVGSDHKCLLPFSALAGAFLLVLADTLGRIIIAPNEIPASIIMSIIGGPFLIFMLRRSEKKHGSL, encoded by the coding sequence ATGACAAAGAGATTATTAAGTTTTGTAGTTGTCTGTGTTCTCTTGTTTAGTGTTGTATGTTATTCGGTAATGACTGGCAGTATTCAAGTGAGTATGGGTGACCTTGTACGTGGTTTGATAAGCGGTACAGATGAAGAGGTCCAAGTGATAAAAGACCTCAGAATACCGCGCATTATCATTGCGGCTTTTGCTGGGGCAGCATTAGCAGTTTCAGGTGTTCTTTTACAAGCTGTATTACGAAACCCTTTAGCAGAAGCAGGGATTATTGGGATATCCTCAGGAGCGGGATTTACTTCAATATTATTAGTCAGTATCTTTCCTGCTCTGTATTTTTGGTCTCCCCTTTTTGCTTTTATTGGTGGAGCACTTGCATGTTTTCTTGTATACAGTTTTTCTTGGCGTTCCGGGTTTAGTCCGGTAAAAATGATTTTGGTAGGTGTTGCTCTCAATGCTGTATTTAGTGGATTAAGTGATACATTCAATTATCGTGGTAGTTATACAGTGACAAGCATTAGCCCAACGACAACATCTACCTTGGCAATGAAAACATGGACAGACGTTGAGATTATTGTTGTATTTGGTTCTATCGGATTACTAATTTCATTCTTTTTGTATTCTTCCTGTAATCTCCTCGTTTTGCAAGATAAAACAGTAAAAAATTTAGGTGTATCAGTAGCGCGATCTCGTTTACTTGTTTCGGCTATTGCCGTTCTTCTCGCAGCGGTTTCCACCGCAGTTGCTGGGTTAATTGCCTTTATCGGACTTCTTATCCCTCATATTGCGAGACAATTAGTTGGATCTGATCATAAATGTCTTCTACCGTTTTCAGCATTAGCTGGAGCCTTTTTGCTTGTGTTGGCTGATACGTTAGGTCGCATTATTATTGCGCCAAATGAGATTCCAGCATCAATCATTATGTCGATCATAGGCGGGCCATTTCTCATATTTATGTTGAGAAGGAGTGAAAAAAAACATGGAAGTCTGTAA
- a CDS encoding iron ABC transporter permease — translation MSIEKRSKRRVIALVAILPLFLLVSLFALISGGVSISHNDIWLAINGAGDPINQTIIMDIRLPRILIGFLVGACLAVAGALLQGVMRNPLADPGIIGVTAGGGFVATITMLALPQFSYLLPLTAFTGAFITSMLIYTLAWDKGASPLKIILAGVAINALIGAGQNGLMVIYSDRVQSVIPWLSGGLNGRSWYHLEFMAPYAVVGLVLSLFAIKPANILQLGDDSAKLLGQKVELQRFSLISLAAFLAGAAVSVAGLIGFVGLVVPHAVRLLIGEDYRYLLPLSACGGAILVVFADTIARSWFDPIELPVGILLAALGAPFFLYLLKKRRLT, via the coding sequence ATGAGTATTGAAAAACGATCCAAACGACGAGTGATAGCTCTTGTTGCCATCTTGCCACTTTTTCTATTAGTCTCACTATTTGCTCTCATCTCCGGTGGGGTCTCGATTTCCCATAATGATATATGGCTTGCCATAAACGGCGCTGGTGATCCTATTAATCAAACCATTATCATGGATATTAGACTTCCAAGAATACTTATTGGTTTTTTAGTTGGGGCATGTTTAGCTGTAGCAGGCGCTTTACTGCAAGGCGTTATGCGCAACCCATTAGCTGATCCTGGCATTATAGGCGTAACAGCGGGCGGAGGATTTGTTGCAACTATTACGATGCTTGCACTCCCTCAATTCAGTTATTTATTACCGCTTACTGCATTTACCGGTGCGTTTATCACATCAATGCTTATCTATACCCTTGCTTGGGACAAAGGCGCTTCTCCACTAAAAATCATCTTAGCTGGAGTCGCGATTAATGCTCTCATAGGTGCCGGCCAAAATGGTCTCATGGTCATATATAGTGATCGCGTACAATCAGTTATTCCTTGGTTGTCAGGTGGCTTAAATGGACGTAGCTGGTATCATTTAGAATTTATGGCCCCATATGCTGTTGTAGGATTAGTGTTATCACTATTTGCCATAAAACCGGCGAATATACTGCAACTTGGTGATGATTCAGCTAAACTACTAGGCCAAAAAGTAGAATTACAGCGTTTTTCACTTATTTCATTGGCTGCTTTTTTAGCAGGGGCTGCTGTCAGTGTAGCAGGATTAATTGGCTTTGTTGGTCTCGTCGTCCCCCATGCTGTCAGACTATTGATTGGCGAAGATTATCGTTACTTACTCCCACTATCTGCATGTGGAGGCGCAATTCTAGTTGTTTTTGCTGATACAATCGCTCGTTCTTGGTTTGATCCTATTGAACTTCCTGTAGGTATTTTACTTGCAGCACTTGGTGCCCCATTCTTTTTATATTTATTGAAAAAACGGAGGCTAACATGA